A genome region from Littorina saxatilis isolate snail1 unplaced genomic scaffold, US_GU_Lsax_2.0 scaffold_123, whole genome shotgun sequence includes the following:
- the LOC138956540 gene encoding uncharacterized protein has protein sequence MFKVSSFVLITLRPTSKTILQRGSLVWNAVPTLFAVPNPPPKVASGRKPPSQRVATNEASTDLSPDAQIVQPDDIQAILEDIGCKASKSSSSPSPREAELRQKVNKLRSKVFRLEKKTMEPRVKRASKLAKPPKEDFVIEQLSHILSGEASYFAIYACYIFTGYLLLCPILAETGTHVTKEPKESQ, from the exons atgttcaaggtctcaagctttgtactgatcactttgaggccaaccagtaaaacaatcctgcagagaggatcacttgtgtggaatgctgtcccgacattgtttgcagtgcccaatccaccaccgaag gttgctagtgggaggaagccaccatcgcaaagggtagctacaaatgaagccagcaccgacctgtcgcctgatgcacaaattgttcaaccag atgacattcaggcgatcctggaggacataggatgtaaagcatcaaagtcgtcatcttccccatcccctcgtgaagcggaacttcggcagaaggtcaacaaactgaggagcaaggttttccgattagaaaagaaaacgatggaaccccgtgtaaaacgagcgagtaaattagccaagcctcccaaggaagactttgtaatagaacagttgtctcatatattatcaggcgaggcgagctattttgccatttatgcctgttacatatttaccggttatctgctgctgtgtccaatcctggcagagacgggaacgcatgttaccaaggagccgaaggagagtcaatga